Proteins encoded in a region of the Vicia villosa cultivar HV-30 ecotype Madison, WI linkage group LG5, Vvil1.0, whole genome shotgun sequence genome:
- the LOC131602330 gene encoding protein TPX2-like, whose amino-acid sequence MAVAEGIGGSGGTGTTIIDETYEFSAPRFFDFTKEESEDEIRRAELWFHTALSYAPSPFMPKIKAGRSITVGSLCDFSEADNMPKMSANVEDGALKSNTQQVSITSNIKIDDRAKEEKLTAVARAKDDAPCCDAKEESNSTASDKVSVGKPTSDRKGESSKVATSIGPSFEVGKDACTPKPALRKNVNTASTNSKKQQNSKKVSTNTKTRLQSTATNSTAVTPHFTQENQAIKRQKLEEGKTRQILNLKPRILSHDKSKLGYSSSTAKTHEKDRKVYVREPKTAPPAPFVSMAEMMKRFESSTKDLPPHNNLSHSKPKLALTRPKEPELETNQRARPARVKSAAELEEEMIAKIPKFKARPVNKKILQTPTLPPMPRSEPQLPEFKEFHLETLARAHQNIDSASKASSEVSHKEKSLKTHLNEPKPPLLQTTLRARPPTVKSSLEIEQEELEKIPKFKARPLNKKIFESKGDIGISCHMKKHVTEPQEFHFATNERFPPSGSVADLFDKLSLKSEPARHKTVPRITTPNPFHLHTEERGAEKEKKLFLELLEKQLEEEATRVPKANPYPYTTDYPVIPPKPEPKQCTKPEPFQLESLVRHEEEMQREQEEKLRMEREEAQRRKFKAQPVLKEDPIPVPEKVRKPLTQVQEFDLHLNHRAVDRAQFDGKIKEKEALYKRHREESEAASKIEEEKALKHMRRTMVPHARPVPNFDKPFVPQRTSKTTKPKSPNLRVLHRRRKVHGSAVSSPATNMR is encoded by the exons ATGGCGGTGGCGGAGGGAATTGGCGGTAGCGGTGGCACTGGCACCACTATCATTGACGAAACGTACGAGTTCTCTGCACCGCGTTTCTTCGATTTCACGAAAGAGGAATCGGAAGATGAAATCCGTAGGGCTGAGCTTTGGTTTCACACTGCTCTCTCATACGCTCCTTCTC CATTCATGCCTAAAATCAAGGCTGGTAGATCCATTACTGTAGGTTCCTTATGTGATTTTAGTGAAGCTGACAATATGCCAAAG ATGTCGGCAAATGTTGAAGATGGGGCTCTCAAATCAAATACACAACAAGTAAGCATTACTAGCAACATAAAGATAGATGATAGAGCCAAGGAGGAAAAGCTTACAGCAGTTGCTCGTGCG AAAGATGATGCACCATGCTGCGATGCGAAAGAAGAGAGTAATTCAACTGCTTCTGATAAG GTTTCTGTTGGTAAGCCAACAAGTGATCGTAAAGGGGAGAGCTCAAAAGTAGCAACATCCATAGGACCATCATTTGAAGTAGGAAAAGATGCTTGCACACCAAAACCAGCATTGCGAAAAAATGTCAATACTGCTTCCACTAATTCCAAGAAGCAACAGAACTCTAAGAAGGTATCTACGAATACCAAAACCAGGTTACAGTCAACAGCCACAAATAGCACTGCAGTGACTCCCCACTTCACCCAAGAGAATCAAGCTATTAAGAGGCAAAAATTGGAAGAAGGAAAAACTAGACAG ATTTTGAATCTCAAACCTCGAATTCTGTCGCATGATAAATCAAAATTGGGTTACTCTTCAAGTACTGCCAAAACTCACGAAAAGGACAGAAag GTTTATGTTCGTGAACCAAAAACAGCCCCACCTGCGCCATTTGTATCAATGGCAGAAATGATGAAGAGATTCGAGTCTAGCACTAAAGACTTACCACCGCACAACAATCTTTCTCAT TCAAAACCAAAACTCGCATTGACCAGACCCAAAGAACCCGAACTTGAGACAAATCAGCGGGCTCGCCCAGCTAGAGTGAAGAGTGCTGCTGAGCTTGAGGAAGAAATGATAGCTAAAATTCCCAAATTCAAGGCTCGGCCTGTGAATAAGAAG ATTCTGCAAACTCCAACTTTGCCTCCCATGCCAAGAAGTGAACCGCAGCTGCCAGAGTTTAAG GAATTTCATCTAGAAACATTGGCTAGAGCTCATCAAAATATAGATTCGGCTTCAAAAGCCTCATCAGAGGTTTCACATAAG GAAAAATCACTGAAAACTCACCTTAATGAACCTAAGCCTCCACTGCTCCAAACAACACTTAGGGCTCGCCCACCAACCGTGAAAAGCTCATTAGAGATAGAGCAAGAGGAACTTGAAAAGATTCCTAAATTCAAGGCTAGACCTCTAAATAAGAAG ATCTTTGAGAGTAAAGGAGATATTGGAATATCCTGCCATATGAAGAAACATGTCACCGAACCGCAAGAATTTCACTTTGCCACAAATGAGAGGTTTCCACCATCTGGCTCCGTGGCTGATTTATTTGACAAG CTTTCTTTGAAGTCTGAACCTGCGCGTCACAAGACAGTTCCAAGAATCACTACTCCGAATCCGTTCCATCTTCACACTGAG GAAAGAGGAGCTGAGAAAGAGAAGAAACTATTCCTAGAACTCTTGGAGAAACAGTTAGAAGAGGAAGCAACAAGGGTTCCAAAGGCTAACCCATATCCGTATACCACTGATTATCCCGTG ATCCCACCAAAGCCAGAACCCAAGCAATGCACAAAACCAGAGCCATTTCAATTGGAGAGCCTAGTGAGACATGAGGAAGAAATGCAAAGGGAACAAGAAGAAAAACTTAGAATGGAAAGAGAGGAAGCACAGAGGAGAAAATTTAAGGCACAGCCAGTATTAAAAGA GGATCCAATCCCAGTTCCGGAGAAGGTACGCAAACCCCTTACACAAGTTCAAGAGTTTGATCTACATTTGAATCATCGAGCCGTGGATAGAGCGCAATTTGATGGGAAG ATTAAGGAGAAAGAAGCGTTGTATAAACGCCATCGAGAAGAGAGTGAAGCAGCAAGTAAG ATTGAGGAAGAGAAGGCACTGAAACATATGAGAAGAACGATGGTTCCTCATGCTAGGCCGGTTCCAAATTTTGACAAGCCGTTTGTTCCCCAAAG GACTTCTAAAACAACAAAACCCAAGTCACCAAATTTGCGTGTACTCCATAGAAGACGGAAGGTCCACGGTTCTGCAGTCTCTAGTCCTGCAACTAACATGCGGTGA